One Streptomyces sp. NBC_00102 DNA segment encodes these proteins:
- a CDS encoding dTDP-glucose 4,6-dehydratase — translation MEGSPSRVGGGLRESRGGPTRLLVTGGAGFVGSAYVRRLLGPEGPGDVTVTVLDKLTHAGTLTNLTTVLADPRFGFVHGDVCDPAVVARLVARHDEIVHFAAETQVDRSVDGTAVFVSTNVLGTQTLAQAALRGGVRRFVHISTDEVYGPGGAGPRAEDAPLAPASPYSASKASADLIALAHHRTHGLDVRVVRAAGTYGPHQFPEHTVPSVVTRLLGGLDVPRGSGAGGGAGDGRVRDWLHVDDHCRGVELARTRGRPGRTYNLGGGAELSEAELTGLVAEVYGGSPVPRRAGASTRPGDVGPPRAAWSRACSELGYRPRRALPEALAETTAWYRDNRAWWEPLTS, via the coding sequence GTGGAGGGCTCGCCGTCCCGGGTCGGTGGCGGGCTCCGCGAGTCCCGCGGCGGCCCGACCCGTCTTCTCGTCACCGGTGGGGCGGGCTTCGTCGGCTCCGCGTACGTACGCCGGCTCCTCGGGCCCGAAGGGCCGGGCGACGTGACCGTGACCGTCCTGGACAAGCTGACCCACGCGGGCACCCTGACCAACCTCACGACGGTGCTGGCCGATCCGCGGTTCGGCTTCGTCCACGGGGACGTCTGCGACCCCGCGGTCGTCGCCCGGCTGGTCGCCCGGCACGACGAGATCGTCCACTTCGCGGCCGAGACCCAGGTGGACCGGTCGGTCGACGGTACGGCGGTCTTCGTGTCGACCAACGTGCTCGGTACGCAGACCCTCGCCCAGGCCGCCCTGCGCGGCGGGGTCCGCAGGTTCGTCCACATATCCACCGACGAGGTGTACGGGCCCGGGGGCGCCGGTCCGCGCGCCGAGGACGCCCCGCTCGCCCCCGCCTCCCCGTACTCCGCGTCGAAGGCGTCCGCCGACCTGATCGCGCTGGCCCACCACCGCACCCACGGCCTGGACGTGCGTGTGGTCCGGGCGGCCGGCACGTACGGCCCGCACCAGTTCCCCGAGCACACCGTGCCGTCCGTCGTGACCCGGCTGCTGGGCGGCCTCGACGTGCCGCGCGGAAGCGGGGCCGGGGGCGGCGCCGGGGACGGGCGGGTGCGGGACTGGCTGCACGTCGACGACCACTGCCGGGGCGTCGAACTCGCCCGGACCCGGGGCCGCCCCGGCCGGACGTACAACCTCGGCGGCGGCGCGGAGCTGAGCGAGGCGGAGCTGACCGGGCTGGTGGCGGAGGTGTACGGCGGCAGCCCGGTGCCCCGCCGCGCCGGGGCGTCCACGCGTCCGGGCGACGTGGGGCCGCCCCGCGCCGCGTGGTCGCGCGCCTGTTCGGAACTGGGCTACCGGCCGCGTCGCGCGCTCCCCGAGGCGCTCGCCGAGACCACCGCCTGGTACCGGGACAACCGTGCCTGGTGGGAGCCCCTCACCTCCTGA
- a CDS encoding sulfotransferase: MGAATTRRPAPARPAPRGARLVPDPVFVISSVRSGSTLLRVLLNSHPSVRAPHEMHLRTLEVRLQKAYSEKAMDKLGLDQQELEHLLWDRVLHRELVHSGKDVIVDKTPGNALIWRRLHEAWPDARFVFLLRHPASMVSSLIDGRPDRDLDRTVSEVKTYVDAVHEARAALPGLTVRYEELTEDPATVTQEICEFIGVEWTPEMLNYGKQDHGPFQAFIGDWSDNIKSGRIQPARALPSAEEVPARLREISRAWGYPC, encoded by the coding sequence GTGGGCGCGGCGACCACCCGACGACCGGCACCCGCGAGGCCCGCTCCCCGGGGCGCACGGCTGGTTCCGGACCCCGTCTTCGTCATCTCGTCCGTGCGCTCCGGCTCCACCCTGCTGCGGGTGCTGCTCAACAGCCACCCCTCGGTGCGCGCCCCCCACGAGATGCACCTGCGCACCCTGGAGGTGCGGCTGCAGAAGGCGTACAGCGAAAAGGCGATGGACAAGCTCGGCCTTGACCAGCAAGAACTGGAGCATCTGCTCTGGGACCGGGTGCTCCACCGCGAACTGGTGCACAGCGGCAAGGACGTCATCGTCGACAAGACGCCGGGCAACGCCCTCATCTGGCGGCGGCTCCACGAGGCCTGGCCGGACGCCCGGTTCGTCTTCCTGCTGCGCCACCCGGCCTCGATGGTCAGCTCGCTCATCGACGGCCGCCCCGACCGCGACCTCGACCGGACCGTCTCCGAGGTGAAGACCTACGTGGACGCCGTCCACGAGGCGCGCGCCGCCCTGCCGGGGCTCACCGTGCGGTACGAGGAATTGACCGAGGACCCCGCCACCGTCACCCAGGAAATCTGCGAATTCATCGGTGTCGAATGGACCCCGGAAATGCTGAATTACGGAAAGCAGGACCACGGTCCTTTCCAGGCATTCATCGGGGACTGGAGCGACAACATCAAGTCCGGCCGAATCCAGCCGGCCCGCGCACTGCCCTCCGCCGAGGAAGTCCCCGCCCGGCTGCGCGAGATCTCCCGCGCCTGGGGGTACCCGTGCTGA
- the cysC gene encoding adenylyl-sulfate kinase, with protein MLNPCRIPSGGATVWLTGLPSSGKSTVARAVEERLRAAGRRVEVLDGDEIRTFLSAGLGFSREDRYTNVQRIGLVAEVLARNGVVAVVPVIAPYADSREAVRARHAKSGTRYLEVHVATPVEVCSVRDVKGLYAQQAAGEISGLTGVDDPYEAPESPDLRIGTHRRTVAASAEAVLELLDGPARPGAPVPHDGEDPA; from the coding sequence GTGCTGAACCCCTGCCGCATCCCGTCCGGCGGCGCCACCGTCTGGCTGACCGGCCTGCCCAGCTCCGGCAAGAGCACCGTGGCCCGTGCGGTCGAGGAGCGGCTGCGCGCGGCGGGCCGCCGGGTCGAGGTGCTGGACGGCGACGAGATCCGTACGTTCCTCTCCGCCGGACTCGGCTTCTCCCGCGAGGACCGGTACACCAACGTCCAGCGCATCGGACTGGTCGCCGAAGTCCTCGCACGCAACGGCGTCGTCGCCGTCGTCCCGGTCATCGCCCCGTACGCCGACAGCCGCGAGGCGGTCCGCGCCCGGCACGCGAAGAGCGGCACCCGCTATCTGGAGGTCCATGTCGCGACCCCGGTGGAGGTCTGCTCGGTACGCGACGTGAAGGGCCTGTACGCCCAGCAGGCCGCGGGCGAGATCAGCGGCCTCACCGGCGTGGACGACCCGTACGAAGCACCGGAGTCGCCCGATCTGCGGATCGGGACCCACCGCCGGACGGTGGCCGCATCGGCCGAGGCCGTCCTGGAACTGCTCGACGGACCGGCCCGCCCCGGCGCGCCGGTCCCGCACGACGGGGAGGACCCCGCATGA
- the cysD gene encoding sulfate adenylyltransferase subunit CysD, with amino-acid sequence MNTRTAVPAPTTLTTLTMSTATRADARGTHTGPAPRTDTVTGPRPTAPERVRPERSHLDSLESEAVHIFREVAGEFERPVILFSGGKDSIVMLHLALKAFAPAPIPFTLLHVDTGHNFPEVLDHRDRAVAAHGLRLHIASVQDYIDAGTLRERPDGTRNPLQTVPLTEAIQQHRFDAVFGGGRRDEEKARAKERVFSLRDEFSQWDPRRQRPELWQLYNGRHAPGEHVRVFPISNWTELDVWQYIQRERIELPEIYFAHHREVFDRGGMWLTAGDWGGPKDTEPTETRLVRYRTVGDMSCTGAVDSDATTLDAVIAEIAASRLTERGATRADDKMSEAAMEDRKREGYF; translated from the coding sequence ATGAACACCCGCACGGCCGTCCCGGCCCCCACGACCCTCACGACCCTCACGATGTCGACGGCCACCCGCGCCGACGCCCGCGGTACGCACACCGGCCCGGCGCCCCGCACCGACACGGTCACGGGCCCCCGCCCGACGGCCCCCGAGCGCGTGCGCCCCGAACGCTCGCACCTCGATTCGCTGGAGTCGGAGGCGGTGCACATCTTCCGTGAGGTGGCGGGGGAGTTCGAGCGGCCGGTGATCCTCTTCTCCGGCGGCAAGGACTCCATCGTGATGCTCCACCTCGCGCTGAAGGCCTTCGCCCCCGCCCCCATCCCCTTCACGCTCCTGCATGTCGACACCGGGCACAACTTCCCCGAGGTCCTCGACCACCGCGACCGCGCCGTCGCCGCCCACGGGCTGCGCCTGCACATCGCCTCCGTCCAGGACTACATCGACGCCGGCACCCTGCGCGAACGCCCCGACGGCACCCGCAACCCGCTCCAGACCGTCCCCCTCACCGAAGCGATCCAGCAGCACCGCTTCGACGCCGTCTTCGGCGGCGGACGCCGCGACGAGGAGAAGGCCCGCGCCAAGGAACGCGTCTTCTCGCTGCGTGACGAGTTCTCCCAGTGGGACCCCCGCCGCCAGCGCCCCGAACTCTGGCAGCTCTACAACGGCCGCCACGCCCCCGGCGAACACGTCCGCGTCTTCCCGATCTCCAACTGGACCGAACTCGACGTCTGGCAGTACATCCAGCGCGAGCGCATCGAGCTCCCCGAGATCTACTTCGCCCACCACCGCGAGGTCTTCGACCGGGGCGGCATGTGGCTCACCGCAGGCGACTGGGGCGGCCCCAAGGACACCGAACCCACCGAAACCCGCCTCGTGCGCTACCGCACCGTCGGCGACATGTCCTGCACCGGAGCCGTCGACTCCGACGCCACCACCCTCGACGCCGTCATCGCCGAAATCGCCGCCTCCCGCCTCACCGAACGCGGCGCCACCCGCGCCGACGACAAGATGAGCGAAGCCGCGATGGAAGACCGCAAGCGCGAGGGGTACTTCTAA
- a CDS encoding sulfate adenylyltransferase subunit 1, giving the protein MTTTTTPLAETTLLRFATAGSVDDGKSTLVGRLLHDSKSVLTDQLEAVEHASRNRGQDTPDLALLTDGLRAEREQGITIDVAYRYFATARRRFILADTPGHVQYTRNMVTGASTAELAVVLVDARNGVVEQTRRHAAVAALLRVPHVVLAVNKMDLVDWSEKEFLRISEDFARCAAELDHPMTEFTAIPVSALTGDNVVDRSAHMDWYTGPTLLDHLETVRTDDTAADTPARLPVQYVIRHGDDRWYAGQLASGELRAGDAVVVLPSGVTSTVTAVDRLGRRVDAAYALDSVSVRLADDLDIGRGDLIAPVAEAPALTRDVDADVCHLHDRALRVGDRVLLRHTTRTVKAIVRDLPGRPDGLTTNVLGRIRLRTAEPLAADPYAASRRTGSFLLIDPADGATLTAGMVR; this is encoded by the coding sequence ATGACCACCACCACAACGCCGTTGGCCGAAACCACCCTGCTGCGCTTCGCCACCGCCGGCTCCGTCGACGACGGCAAGTCCACCCTCGTCGGCAGGCTCCTCCACGACTCCAAGTCCGTCCTCACCGACCAGCTGGAGGCCGTCGAGCACGCCTCCCGCAACCGCGGCCAGGACACCCCCGACCTCGCCCTCCTCACCGACGGCCTGCGCGCCGAACGCGAGCAGGGCATCACCATCGACGTCGCCTACCGCTACTTCGCCACCGCCCGGCGCCGGTTCATCCTCGCCGACACCCCCGGCCACGTGCAGTACACCCGCAACATGGTCACCGGCGCCTCCACCGCCGAACTCGCCGTCGTCCTCGTCGACGCCCGCAACGGCGTCGTCGAACAGACCCGCCGCCACGCCGCCGTCGCCGCCCTCCTGCGCGTCCCCCACGTCGTCCTCGCCGTCAACAAGATGGACCTGGTCGACTGGTCCGAGAAGGAGTTCCTGCGGATCTCCGAGGACTTCGCCCGGTGCGCGGCCGAACTCGATCACCCCATGACGGAGTTCACCGCGATACCGGTCTCCGCACTGACCGGCGACAACGTCGTGGACCGCTCCGCGCACATGGACTGGTACACGGGTCCCACCCTCCTCGACCATCTGGAGACCGTCCGCACCGACGACACGGCGGCGGACACTCCGGCCCGGCTCCCCGTGCAGTACGTCATCCGGCACGGCGACGACCGTTGGTACGCGGGCCAGTTGGCCTCCGGCGAGCTGCGCGCCGGTGACGCGGTGGTGGTGCTCCCCTCGGGCGTCACCTCCACCGTCACCGCCGTCGACCGGCTCGGCCGGCGCGTCGACGCCGCGTACGCCCTGGACTCGGTCTCCGTACGCCTCGCCGACGACCTGGACATCGGCAGGGGCGACCTCATCGCGCCGGTGGCCGAGGCGCCCGCACTCACCCGGGACGTCGACGCGGACGTCTGCCACCTGCACGACCGCGCCCTGCGCGTCGGAGACCGGGTGCTGCTCCGGCACACCACCCGTACGGTCAAGGCGATCGTCCGGGACCTGCCCGGCCGGCCCGACGGCCTCACCACCAACGTGCTGGGCCGGATACGCCTCCGCACGGCCGAACCGCTCGCCGCCGACCCGTACGCCGCCTCGCGCCGGACCGGCTCCTTCCTCCTCATCGACCCCGCTGACGGCGCCACGCTGACCGCGGGCATGGTCCGGTGA